The following are from one region of the Siniperca chuatsi isolate FFG_IHB_CAS linkage group LG13, ASM2008510v1, whole genome shotgun sequence genome:
- the prmt5 gene encoding protein arginine N-methyltransferase 5: MVPGNSFSRLKIMASVSTGSRVSCGRDLNCVPEVADTLAAVAKLGFDFLCMPLFHSRFKREFELEPAKSRPGAQTRSDLLLCGRDWNTLVVGKLSPWIDADSEIETERRNSEAALAQELNFSAYLGLPVFMVPLKGPHNANLARLLLNHIHTGHHTSNFWIRVPLMASEDMREDLIENEPSTCIDDTSVDEKTWSWWHSFRTLCDYNKRICLAIEVGADMPSDAVIDKWLGEPIKAAILPTSIFLTNKKGFPVLSKAHQRIIFSLFKLEAQFIFTGTSRHTEKDFRSYLQYLEYLNQNRPAPNAYELFAKGYEDYLQSPLQPLMDNLESQTYEVFEKDPIKYSQYQQAVYKCLLDRVPEEQKDTNVQVLMVLGAGRGPLVNASLRAARQADRKLKVYAVEKNPNAVITLENWRFEEWGDQVTVVSCDMRDWAAPEKADIIVSELLGSFGDNELSPECLDGAQHFLKDDGVSIPCSYTSFLAPLSSSKLYNEVRGCRERDKDPECHFETPYVVRLHNFHQLADPKPCFTFTHPTTDMNNNRYQCLRFSVGCNSVLHGFAGYFETTLYKDVTLSIKPDTHSPGMFSWFPILFPLKQPISISRDDDVTVRFWRCNNGKKVWYEWAVTEPSCSAIHNPAGRSYTIGL; encoded by the exons ATGGTCCCAGGCAATTCATTCAGTCGGCTAAAAATCATGGCGTCCGTCAGTACGGGGAGCAGGGTGTCCTGCGGGAGAGATTTGAATTGCGTGCCGGAGGTAGCCGACACGTTAGCTGCGGTCGCCAAACTTGG GTTTGACTTCCTGTGCATGCCCCTGTTCCACTCGAGGTTCAAGAGAGAGTTTGAGTTGGAGCCCGCTAAATCAAGACCCGGTGCTCAGACCCGATCAGACCTGCTGCTGTGTGGAAGAG ATTGGAATACTCTTGTTGTTGGGAAACTCTCTCCATGGATCGACGCAGATTCAGAAATCGAGACAGAACGCAGAAACTCGGAGGCC GCTCTGGCACAGGAGCTAAACTTCTCAGCCTACCTGGGCCTACCTGTCTTCATGGTCCCTCTAAAGGGCCCTCATAATGCCAATCTAGCCCGCCTGCTGCTAAACCACATCCACACTGGACACCACACGTCAAAT TTCTGGATACGTGTCCCGCTGATGGCTTCAGAGGACATGCGGGAAGATCTGATTGAGAATGAACCGAGCACTTGCATCGATGACACAAGTGTTGATGAGAAGACCTGGAGCTG GTGGCACTCATTTAGAACCCTTTGTGATTACAACAAGAGGATCTGTCTTG CTATTGAAGTTGGAGCAGACATGCCATCAGACGCTGTGATTGATAAGTGGCTCGGGGAACCTATCAAAGCAGCCATACTTCCCACCAGCATCTTCCTAACTAATAAGAAGGGCTTCCCTGTTTTGTCAAAAGCCCATCAGCGTATAATCTTCTCTCTTTTCAAG CTGGAGGCCCAGTTCATCTTCACAGGAACCAGTCGCCACACTGAGAAGGACTTCCGATCCTACCTGCAGTACCTGGAATACCTCAACCAGAACCGGCCTGCACCCAATGCCTACGAGCTCTTCGCCAAGGGTTATGAAGATTACCTGCAGTCTCCCCTCCAG CCACTCATGGACAACCTGGAGTCCCAGACATATGAAGTATTTGAGAAGGATCCTATTAAATATTCCCAGTATCAACAG GCTGTATATAAATGTCTACTTGACAGAGTTCCAGAGGAGCAGAAAGACACAAATGTTCA GGTGTTGATGGTGTTGGGAGCAGGCAGGGGTCCCCTGGTCAATGCGTCCCTGCGCGCTgccagacaggcagacaggaagctCAAGGTTTACGCTGTGGAGAAAAATCCCAATGCTGTAATCAC GCTGGAGAATTGGCGCTTTGAGGAGTGGGGTGATCAGGTGACAGTGGTGTCATGTGACATGCGGGACTGGGCAGCGCCTGAGAAAGCCGACATCATTGTCAGCGAGCTGCTTGGATCATTTGGTGACAATGAACTTTCACCTGAGTGCTTAGATGGAGCGCAGCACTTTCTCAAAG ATGATGGAGTGAGCATCCCCTGTTCCTACACGTCCTTCCTGGCTCCCCTGTCCTCCTCCAAGCTTTACAACGAAGTACGGGGGTGCCGGGAACGTGACAAGGACCCAGAGTGCCATTTTGAGACGCCCTACGTAGTGCGCCTCCATAACTTCCACCAGTTGGCTGACCCCAAACCGTGCTTCACTTTCACACACCCAACAACAg ATATGAACAATAATCGGTATCAGTGCCTCAGATTCTCAGTGGGTTGTAACTCGGTGCTCCATGGTTTTGCTGGCTACTTTGAGACCACGCTGTACAAAGATGTCACACTCA GTATAAAACCAGATACACATTCACCTGGAATGTTCTCCTGGTTCCCCATCCTCTTCCCCCTCAAA CAACCCATCTCCATATCCCgggatgatgatgtcacagtgcgATTCTGGCGCTGCAACAACGGGAAGAAGGTGTGGTATGAATGGGCCGTGACCGAGCCCTCCTGCTCTGCCATCCACAATCCAGCAGGACGCTCCTACACCATCGGCCTGTGA
- the psmb11a gene encoding proteasome subunit beta type-11a translates to MTDYYNFGLGRLKKSGRNSGIPLDFFIPTLPNSAPFNHRRSFPFFPANHSVTVRRPFPLSHGTTTLGFIFQGGVIAAADTRASAGGLVACPAVHKITPIHSHLVVTSSGSGADCMLWERILAREIRLYQLRHRRCLSIRGTAKLLSFMLHPFKGTEVCVALTLCGWDKEARNIDGAKSGPKLIYVCSDGARLQGDVFSVGSGSPYAYGVLDRGLRWSLSKEEAISLAREAVFRATHRDAYSGNNVDLFHITAQGWSQRKREDLKEEYYRDMERRAKIVEERKRVTKLDALG, encoded by the exons ATGACTGACTATTACAACTTTGGATTGGGGAGACTAAAGAAGTCTGGGAGAAATAGTGGGATCCCACTGGATTTCTTCATACCAACTTTGCCAAACTCTGCCCCTTTCAACCACAGGCGTTCATTCCCTTTTTTCCCAGCCAACCATTCAGTGACGGTCCGCAGGCCTTTTCCTCTGTCTCACGGAACAACGACCTTGGGTTTCATCTTCCAAGGTGGGGTCATTGCAGCTGCAGACACACGTGCCAGTGCTGGGGGGCTTGTTGCCTGTCCAGCTGTTCATAAGATTACCCCTATTCACTCGCATTTAGTGGTCACCTCCTCTGGTAGCGGTGCAGACTGCATGCTGTGGGAGCGAATTCTGGCCAGAGAGATCAGACTCTACCAACTGCGGCACAGACGTTGCCTTTCAATACGTGGCACTGCCAAGCTCCTCTCCTTTATGCTGCACCCATTTAAAGGGACTGAAGTGTGTGTGGCTCTTACACTGTGTGGCTGGGATAAGGAAGCACGTAACATTGACGGTGCAAAGAG TGGCCCAAAGCTGATATATGTGTGCAGCGATGGAGCCCGACTGCAGGGGGATGTCTTTTCTGTGGGCTCAGGATCTCCTTATGCTTATGGAGTCCTGGATAGAGGGCTAAGGTGGAGCCTGAGTAAAGAAGAGGCCATCTCGTTGGCAAGAGAAGCAGTGTTCAGAGCCACTCACAGGGATGCCTACTCAGGAAACAATGTGGACCTCTTCCACATCACAGCCCAGGGATGGagccaaagaaagagagaggaccTGAAAGAGGAATATTATAGAGACATGGAGAGGAGGGCGAAGATagtagaggaaagaaaaagagtgacCAAATTAGATGCTTTGGGATga
- the psmb5 gene encoding proteasome subunit beta type-5: protein MALASVLNSDCADFSFDNCQPFAFERGPGQSSLGFDATPGDGLSFSVKNPLCAGDEDGVERKIEFLHGTTTLAFKFQHGVIVAVDSRATAGSYIASQTVKKVIEINPYLLGTMAGGAADCSFWERLLARQCRIYELRNKERISVAAASKLLANMVYQYKGMGLSMGTMVCGWDKRGPGLYYVDSEGNRVCGDLFAVGSGSMYAYGVMDSGLQHDLTVDEACELGRRAIYQATYRDAYSGGQVNLYHVHSEGWTRISQEDVLMLHQQYKDQA from the exons ATGGCTCTTGCTAGTGTGTTGAACAGTGATTGTGCGGATTTTTCATTTGATAATTGTCAGCCTTTTGCTTTTGAACGTGGACCCGGACAGAGCAGTCTGGGATTTGACGCTACGCCCGGAGACGGTCTCAGTTTTTCCGTTAAAAACCCGCTGTGTGCCGGGGACGAGGATGGCGTCGAGAGGAAAATAGAGTTCCTGCATGGAACCACCACCTTAGCATTTAAA TTCCAGCATGGTGTTATTGTAGCGGTGGACTCTCGGGCCACAGCAGGCTCCTACATCGCCTCGCAGACAGTGAAGAAGGTGATTGAGATCAACCCCTACCTGCTGGGTACTATggctggaggagctgcagacTGTAGTTTCTGGGAGCGCCTGCTGGCCCGCCAGTGCCGCATCTACGAGCTTCGCAACAAGGAGCGCATCTCGGTGGCAGCAGCCTCCAAGCTGCTTGCTAACATGGTGTACCAGTACAAGGGCATGGGACTCAGCATGGGAACCATGGTGTGTGGCTGGGACAAGAGAGGCCCAG GGCTGTACTACGTCGACTCAGAGGGGAACCGGGTCTGTGGCGACCTGTTCGCCGTGGGCTCAGGCTCCATGTACGCCTACGGTGTGATGGACAGTGGCCTGCAGCACGACCTGACTGTGGACGAGGCCTGCGAGCTAGGCCGCCGCGCCATCTACCAGGCCACATACCGCGACGCCTACAGCGGAGGGCAGGTCAACCTGTACCACGTCCACAGTGAGGGCTGGACCAGGATCTCCCAGGAAGATGTGCTCATGCTGCACCAGCAGTACAAGGATCAGGCATAG